In Actinomycetota bacterium, the following are encoded in one genomic region:
- a CDS encoding DsbA family protein, translating into MAKGKADKKSVKKDGKAKRKPAKKAKIIAGGAATPSPTTVSQRVAAEPTIVDFWFDPTCPWAWLTSRWILEVEAVRPVKVVFHV; encoded by the coding sequence ATGGCGAAGGGCAAGGCGGACAAGAAGTCGGTCAAGAAGGACGGCAAGGCGAAGCGCAAACCCGCGAAGAAGGCGAAGATCATCGCCGGGGGCGCGGCGACCCCGAGCCCGACGACGGTGAGTCAACGGGTCGCCGCCGAACCCACGATCGTCGACTTCTGGTTCGATCCGACCTGCCCGTGGGCCTGGCTGACGTCACGCTGGATACTCGAGGTCGAAGCGGTCCGCCCGGTCAAGGTCGTCTTCCACGTG